One Solanum pennellii chromosome 9, SPENNV200 DNA segment encodes these proteins:
- the LOC107030537 gene encoding probable WRKY transcription factor 26: MASSGGNMNTFMNSFNSFSSSQFTTSSFSDLLSDNSNNNNNDNKNWGFSDDRIKSFPMMNSSISPASPSSYLAFPHSLSPSMLLDSPVLFNNSNTLPSPTTGSFGNLNSKEGNSRNSEFSFQSRPATSSSIFQSSAPRNSLEDLMTRQQQTTEFSTAKTGVKSEVAPIQSFSQENMSNNPAPVHYCQPSQYVREQKAEDGYNWRKYGQKQVKGSENPRSYYKCTFPNCPTKKKVERNLDGHITEIVYKGSHNHPKPQSTRRSSSQSIQNLAYSNLDQPNAFLENGQRDSFAVTDNSSASFGDDDVDQGSPISKSGENDENEPEAKRWKGDNENEVISSASRTVREPRIVVQTTSDIDILDDGYRWRKYGQKVVKGNPNPRSYYKCTFTGCPVRKHVERASHDLRAVITTYEGKHNHDVPAARGSGSYTMNKPPSGSNNNNNMPVVPRPTVLANHSNQGMNFNDTFFNTTQIQPPITLQMLQSSGTSSYSGFGNSSGSYMNQMQHTNNSKPISKEEPKDDLFFSSFLN, encoded by the exons atggCTTCTTCAGGTGGAAATATGAACACTTTTATGAATTCATTTaactcattttcttcttctcaattCACGACTTCTTCGTTTAGCGATCTTCTTTCtgataatagtaataataataataatgataataagaaTTGGGGATTTAGCGACGATAGAATTAAGTCATTTCCAATGATGAACTCATCAATATCACCGGCTTCGCCTTCCTCTTATCTTGCTTTTCCGCATTCATTAAGTCCATCTATGCTTTTGGACTCGCCCGTTTTGTTCAACAATTCTAAT ACTCTTCCATCGCCAACTACAGGGAGTTTTGGTAATTTGAATTCTAAAGAGGGGAATTCAAGGAATTctgaattttcttttcaaagtaGGCCTGCTACTTCTTCCTCAATCTTCCAATCTTCTGCTCCAAGAAACTCATTG GAAGACTTAATGACAAGGCAACAACAGACCACTGAATTCTCCACAGCAAAAACTGGAGTGAAATCAGAAGTGGCTCCAATTCAAAGCTTTTCACAAGAGAACATGTCGAATAATCCTGCTCCGGTGCATTACTGTCAACCATCGCAATATGTTAGAGAACAGAAGGCGGAAGATGGATATAATTGGAGGAAATATGGACAAAAGCAAGTGAAAGGAAGTGAGAATCCGCGAAGTTATTACAAGTGTACATTTCCAAATTGTCCTACAAAGAAGAAGGTTGAAAGGAACTTGGATGGACACATTACTGAGATAGTTTATAAAGGGAGTCATAATCATCCGAAACCTCAATCCACTAGAAGATCATCTTCACAATCGATTCAAAACCTTGCTTACTCCAACTTGGATCAGCCAAACGCGTTTCTTGAAAATGGTCAAAGAGACTCCTTTGCTGTTACAGACAATTCTTCAGCTTCTTTTGGAGATGACGATGTTGATCAAGGCTCTCCTATCAGTAAATCAggagaaaatgatgaaaatgaacCCGAGGCAAAGAGATG GAAGGGTGACAATGAAAACGAGGTTATATCATCTGCAAGTAGAACAGTACGTGAACCTAGAATCGTAGTTCAAACCACAAGTGACATTGATATACTTGATGATGGTTATAGATGGAGAAAATATGGTCAAAAAGTTGTCAAAGGAAATCCGAACCCAAG GAGTTACTACAAGTGCACATTTACTGGATGTCCGGTTAGGAAGCATGTGGAACGAGCATCTCATGATCTAAGAGCCGTTATCACAACTTATGAAGGAAAACACAACCATGATGTTCCTGCAGCACGTGGTAGTGGTAGCTACACAATGAATAAACCTCCATCTggaagcaacaacaacaataacatgcCAGTAGTTCCAAGGCCTACAGTGTTGGCTAACCATTCTAATCAGGGAATGAACTTTAACGACACATTTTTCAACACAACACAGATCCAACCACCAATCACCCTCCAGATGCTACAGAGCTCTGGAACTTCAAGTTATTCAGGATTTGGTAACTCATCGGGATCCTACATGAATCAAATGCAGCACACGAACAATTCCAAGCCGATAAGCAAAGAAGAACCCAAAGATGATTTATTCTTCAGCTCTTTCCTTAACTGA
- the LOC107030543 gene encoding CASP-like protein 4B1 translates to MSDPNNYKATGVPTQTAPPCSVDTERQTPATGGAQRQTPPVASSGMGRFIERWKREDMLKKGCFGLRCIALLFSLFAFIIMASNKHGDWRDFDKYDEYRYLLAIAILSTLYTVSLLLIQVYQLSTNKEIFSRKNSAFLDFYGDQLMAYLLLSAASSAVPLTNRMRENNDNIFTDSSAAAIGMEFIAFLAMAVSAIISGYKLSKQTYI, encoded by the exons ATGTCAGATCCAAACAATTACAAGGCAACAGGTGTACCAACACAAACCGCACCTCCGTGCTCTGTAGACACGGAGAGACAGACTCCAGCCACCGGAGGTGCACAGAGACAAACTCCTCCGGTGGCTAGCTCTGGGATGGGACGATTCATCGAGAGATGGAAGAGAGAAGATATGTTGAAGAAGGGTTGTTTCGGCTTACGTTGTATTGCTTTGCTTTTCTCATTGTTTGCTTTCATAATCATGGCTAGTAATAAGCATGGTGATTGGAGAGATTTTGATAAATATGATGAATATAG GTATTTGCTAGCTATAGCAATTCTATCCACATTGTATACAGTATCGCTACTGCTGATACAAGTGTACCAACTTTCAACTAACAAGGAAATATTTTCGCGGAAGAATTCAGCTTTCCTCGATTTTTATGGTGATCAG TTGATGGCATACTTGTTACTATCAGCTGCTTCATCTGCTGTACCGCTGACAAACAGAATGAGAGAAAACAATGACAACATATTCACAGATTCTTCAGCAGCAGCAATCGGCATGGAGTTTATAGCATTTCTAGCTATGGCAGTGTCAGCTATCATTTCTGGATATAAGCTTTCGAAACAAACCTACATCTGA